Proteins encoded within one genomic window of Gloeobacter kilaueensis JS1:
- a CDS encoding YdcF family protein, which translates to MFLYLSKVLPAFIYPIGLSMVLVVAVALLGRRWPKTAIGLCGAVFLLLGIFASPLVSTALLGSLESQYPGGPIAKLPTAQAIVVLGGSVRMPTRLHDGVELAEASDRVLHAARLFRAGKAPVILMSGGNVPFYSEPGQLPEAQYMRRLIGEFGVPAKAVLVETGSQNTFENAQQSSALLLPQAVRRILLVTSAYHMPRSVAIFRRAGFEVIPAATDFRSDAIVSDWLLTWLPTAEAMDNSTLALKEWVGLLVYRLRGWA; encoded by the coding sequence ATGTTTCTTTATCTGAGCAAGGTGCTGCCGGCTTTTATCTATCCGATCGGGCTGAGCATGGTGCTGGTGGTGGCCGTGGCGCTCTTGGGGCGGCGCTGGCCCAAAACGGCAATTGGACTCTGCGGTGCGGTGTTTTTGTTGCTGGGGATCTTTGCCTCGCCCCTCGTCTCCACTGCCCTGCTCGGATCGCTCGAATCGCAGTATCCCGGTGGGCCGATTGCGAAGCTGCCGACCGCCCAAGCGATCGTCGTGCTGGGCGGATCGGTTCGGATGCCCACCCGCCTGCACGACGGGGTAGAACTGGCCGAGGCGAGCGACCGGGTGCTGCACGCCGCCCGGTTGTTTCGGGCAGGCAAAGCGCCTGTCATCTTGATGAGCGGCGGCAATGTGCCCTTCTACAGCGAGCCGGGGCAGTTGCCCGAGGCCCAGTACATGCGCCGTTTGATCGGCGAATTCGGTGTTCCAGCAAAGGCTGTGCTCGTCGAGACCGGCTCGCAGAACACTTTTGAGAATGCCCAGCAGAGTAGCGCCCTGCTTTTGCCCCAGGCCGTCCGCCGGATCTTGCTTGTCACCAGCGCCTACCACATGCCCCGCTCGGTGGCGATCTTCCGCCGCGCCGGTTTTGAGGTGATCCCGGCAGCGACCGACTTTCGCAGCGACGCGATCGTCAGCGACTGGTTGCTCACCTGGCTGCCCACCGCCGAGGCGATGGACAATTCGACCCTCGCCCTCAAGGAGTGGGTGGGTCTACTGGTCTACCGGCTGCGGGGCTGGGCCTGA
- a CDS encoding NADP-dependent oxidoreductase, producing the protein MKAVLIHEYGTNDVVQIQEIDRPEPQSGEVLIKVRAAGVNPVDWKIRNGAGQRLGMTLPIPMGGELVGTIEKIGDGVDGFKEGEAIFGMVHTGAFAEYAVAMAADMVRTPSNLDFVQAAALPLAGSTAWQAIFDVAGLAASQRLLITNSSGSVGSLAIQFAKAKGAHVTAVASARNEEFVRSLGADEFIDYTSGLFEQAAKDMDVVFDTVGGEIFQRAFQTLKKGGFMVTVVAFPENEAERYGVSVTRSFTLPSARNLTEIKNLVEAGKVKPHVDTVLPFAEIKQALALSEGGRARGKIVLAVAQ; encoded by the coding sequence ATGAAAGCCGTTCTCATCCACGAGTACGGCACCAATGATGTGGTTCAGATCCAAGAAATCGACCGGCCAGAGCCTCAGTCCGGCGAGGTGCTGATCAAGGTCCGTGCAGCAGGGGTGAACCCGGTCGATTGGAAGATACGAAATGGAGCCGGCCAACGCCTGGGCATGACCTTGCCCATTCCTATGGGCGGCGAGCTTGTTGGCACGATCGAGAAGATAGGCGACGGTGTTGACGGCTTTAAGGAGGGCGAAGCCATCTTCGGTATGGTCCATACCGGTGCCTTCGCCGAATACGCCGTCGCGATGGCAGCGGACATGGTGCGCACCCCGTCCAATCTCGACTTTGTCCAGGCGGCGGCGCTGCCGCTGGCCGGCTCCACCGCGTGGCAGGCGATTTTCGACGTGGCCGGCCTCGCTGCCAGCCAGCGCCTCCTCATCACCAACAGCTCGGGCAGCGTCGGTTCGCTCGCGATACAGTTCGCCAAGGCGAAGGGCGCGCACGTCACAGCCGTGGCCTCGGCGCGGAACGAGGAGTTCGTCCGCAGCCTAGGTGCCGACGAGTTCATCGACTACACCAGCGGGCTTTTCGAGCAGGCCGCCAAGGACATGGATGTCGTATTCGACACGGTGGGCGGCGAGATATTCCAGCGAGCGTTCCAGACTCTGAAAAAAGGTGGCTTCATGGTCACTGTGGTGGCGTTCCCGGAAAACGAGGCCGAGCGCTACGGCGTTAGTGTCACGCGGTCCTTCACCTTGCCGAGTGCAAGGAATCTGACCGAAATCAAGAACCTTGTCGAAGCCGGCAAGGTCAAGCCGCATGTCGATACGGTGCTACCATTTGCCGAGATCAAGCAGGCGCTTGCCCTTTCTGAGGGCGGTCGAGCCCGTGGCAAAATTGTCCTCGCGGTTGCTCAATAG
- a CDS encoding AraC family transcriptional regulator produces MLKPPFSIYRITKQRSDSLPLHSHQEGQLTYAASGMVQIHTDAGVWMVPPQLAAWVPPDLHHRLEIMTDAELWMVHWQPSAVRAWGRQVSLDRAFALWITPLLRSLLNEAVSTDLEAEKAELVVRLMLHELTAMEEAPTFLPLPTSPVGKCVADLALADHRNLLSLSEIASRSATSVRTVTRLFPLETGLTLKAWRQRARIVWAMEQLARGHAPSHVARQTGYASTAAFCSAFRQVTAMTPTAFMSRGAEVP; encoded by the coding sequence TTGTTGAAGCCTCCCTTTAGCATCTACCGCATCACGAAGCAGCGCAGCGATAGTCTGCCGCTTCACTCCCATCAGGAAGGGCAGCTGACCTATGCTGCGTCCGGCATGGTGCAGATCCACACTGACGCGGGCGTATGGATGGTTCCGCCCCAGCTTGCCGCCTGGGTTCCGCCGGACCTGCATCATCGGCTAGAAATAATGACCGACGCCGAACTCTGGATGGTCCACTGGCAGCCCTCGGCAGTACGAGCATGGGGACGCCAGGTCTCGCTGGATCGAGCCTTTGCGTTGTGGATCACGCCCTTACTGCGTTCTCTGCTTAACGAAGCCGTTTCTACAGACCTTGAGGCGGAGAAGGCGGAGCTTGTCGTGCGGCTGATGCTCCATGAGCTTACAGCCATGGAGGAGGCACCGACTTTCCTGCCGTTGCCGACGAGCCCAGTGGGCAAATGCGTGGCGGACCTTGCTCTCGCCGACCATCGCAACTTGCTAAGTCTAAGTGAGATCGCGTCGCGTTCAGCGACTTCCGTCCGGACCGTCACTAGACTGTTCCCTTTGGAAACCGGACTCACCCTAAAAGCCTGGCGACAACGGGCAAGAATCGTGTGGGCCATGGAACAGCTCGCACGCGGTCATGCACCTTCCCATGTTGCCAGGCAGACCGGCTACGCCAGCACTGCAGCGTTCTGTTCTGCTTTCCGACAAGTCACAGCGATGACACCGACCGCATTCATGAGCCGTGGTGCGGAGGTTCCTTGA
- a CDS encoding endonuclease III domain-containing protein produces the protein MSVTLQDERRARAARLLLRLEAAYPHGLSLGLTSRDPFEYLVATVLATQCKDERVNRITPALFARYPDAAAFAAADEEELLPYVRPTGLGPTKARNLIAIGRILCSRHGGQVPATMAELTALPGVARKIANLVLADCFGIVEGVAVDTHVRRISKLLGLTTSSDPRRIEQDLIACLPRHSWRSWNNLLVEHGRKCCVAGAPRCPVCPLLVDCPGGLALTAGTPVSAELAATVQDG, from the coding sequence ATGTCCGTCACCCTGCAAGACGAGCGCCGAGCGCGCGCCGCCCGCCTGCTGTTGCGCCTGGAGGCGGCCTACCCCCACGGGTTGAGCCTGGGCCTCACCAGCCGCGACCCGTTCGAGTATCTGGTGGCGACCGTCCTTGCCACCCAGTGCAAGGACGAGCGGGTCAACCGGATCACCCCGGCGCTGTTTGCCCGCTATCCGGACGCAGCCGCCTTTGCCGCCGCCGATGAGGAGGAACTTTTGCCGTACGTGCGCCCGACCGGCCTGGGGCCAACCAAGGCGCGCAACTTGATCGCCATTGGGCGGATTCTCTGTTCGCGCCACGGTGGCCAGGTACCGGCGACGATGGCCGAGTTGACTGCCCTGCCGGGGGTCGCCCGCAAGATCGCCAATCTCGTGCTCGCCGACTGCTTTGGGATCGTCGAGGGGGTGGCCGTCGATACCCACGTGCGGCGCATCTCGAAGCTTCTGGGCCTCACCACATCGAGCGACCCGCGCCGGATCGAGCAGGATCTGATCGCCTGTCTGCCGCGCCATAGCTGGCGCAGCTGGAACAACCTGCTCGTGGAGCATGGCCGCAAGTGCTGCGTCGCCGGAGCGCCCCGCTGCCCAGTCTGTCCACTGCTGGTCGATTGTCCGGGCGGTCTGGCCCTTACGGCTGGCACACCCGTGAGCGCTGAACTCGCAGCGACGGTGCAGGACGGCTAG
- a CDS encoding serine/threonine-protein kinase yields the protein MSAEFAHRDGLVGRTVGRYRLTGKIGSGGMGSVYKAVHIEIEDLVVAVKLLSQSLLADDGLRRRFRDEAAICARLGERSPHIVQIRDYGILEDLDLPYFTMEFLQGRSLQERIYERVPIELAISIAWQICEGLQVAHEAGIVHRDLKPGNIYLIRDPRLGEKVKILDFGIARIVQDAAVAAQGRMATQGYLGTPQYSSPEQLRGQGVDGRSDIYSLGMILYELFAGVCPFAVEDQSFGTWYQIHTEALPSTMSAANPRALVPNAIEQVILRCLAKKPSERPASPLEIIEQLRTAVERPETRIAASLPLTRPPATGFVLAPEQLARLENQLAKLVGPIAPTLIRQALGSAANAGELVELLSAQLSESQRQAFSQKALAQLAATSTLPSLPPTATSLPPNPPSQPGVDPAFVQRCERELSLLVGPIATFLIQNALKGAPASPAHLVDRLAGEIGDERKAAQFRQKLL from the coding sequence TTGAGTGCAGAGTTTGCGCACCGCGACGGTCTGGTCGGCCGCACGGTCGGTCGCTACCGCCTGACGGGAAAAATAGGCTCCGGCGGTATGGGTTCGGTCTACAAGGCCGTGCATATCGAGATCGAAGATCTGGTCGTCGCCGTCAAATTGCTCTCGCAGAGCTTGCTGGCCGACGATGGTCTGCGCCGCCGCTTCCGCGACGAGGCGGCGATCTGTGCGCGGCTGGGCGAGCGCAGCCCGCACATCGTCCAGATCCGCGACTATGGCATCCTCGAAGATCTCGACCTGCCGTATTTCACGATGGAATTTTTGCAGGGCCGCTCGCTCCAGGAGCGCATCTACGAGCGGGTACCGATTGAGCTCGCGATCTCGATTGCCTGGCAGATCTGCGAGGGATTGCAGGTGGCCCACGAGGCGGGCATCGTCCACCGCGACCTCAAACCGGGCAACATCTATTTAATCCGCGACCCCCGCCTGGGTGAAAAAGTCAAGATTCTCGACTTCGGCATCGCCCGGATCGTTCAGGACGCAGCGGTGGCGGCCCAGGGCCGGATGGCGACCCAGGGGTACCTGGGCACCCCCCAGTATTCTTCGCCCGAGCAGTTGCGCGGCCAGGGAGTCGATGGGCGCTCGGATATTTATAGCCTCGGGATGATCCTCTACGAACTTTTTGCCGGGGTCTGTCCGTTCGCCGTCGAAGATCAAAGCTTCGGCACCTGGTATCAGATTCATACCGAAGCGCTGCCATCGACGATGAGCGCTGCCAACCCCCGCGCCCTGGTGCCCAACGCGATCGAGCAGGTGATCTTGCGCTGTCTGGCCAAAAAGCCCTCGGAGCGACCCGCAAGCCCGCTCGAAATCATCGAACAACTGCGCACGGCAGTCGAGCGGCCCGAGACGCGCATCGCCGCCTCCCTGCCCCTCACCCGCCCGCCTGCGACCGGCTTCGTTCTCGCTCCCGAGCAACTGGCCCGCCTTGAAAATCAGCTCGCAAAACTCGTGGGTCCCATCGCCCCCACCTTGATTCGCCAGGCGCTCGGGAGCGCCGCCAACGCGGGCGAACTGGTGGAATTGCTCTCTGCCCAGCTCAGCGAGAGCCAGCGGCAGGCGTTCAGTCAAAAAGCCCTCGCCCAACTGGCTGCCACCTCGACGTTGCCCTCGCTGCCGCCGACCGCCACCTCCCTGCCGCCCAATCCGCCCAGCCAGCCCGGCGTCGATCCGGCTTTTGTCCAGCGCTGCGAGCGCGAACTGAGCCTGCTGGTGGGTCCCATCGCCACTTTTTTGATCCAGAACGCCCTCAAAGGCGCACCCGCCAGTCCGGCTCACCTCGTCGATCGCCTGGCAGGCGAGATTGGTGACGAGCGCAAGGCCGCCCAGTTTCGCCAGAAATTGCTCTAG
- a CDS encoding c-type heme family protein — MIALLIFGWTVDIDRQDNRTVSERNRVDAMLKNLKLGTKFSLILILIFVGALAISGSILSLVLQQRAQDEVTSKADVLLETMNSVRNYTNNRVKPLLASKAATEPTFISETASGFAATEIFEGVRKNGKYNNFLYKEAAPNPTNLRDKADDFEAALVSRFTADSSLKELTGFRSLPGGDVFFISRPLRIPEKSCLQCHSTPAAAPKSLLTTYGSENGFNWKLGAVVAAQTISVPVDEVYASAWRSWSFVMGALVAVFVLLLLVVNSLLKRSVIRRIGRMAVTADAVSTGQMEASFSEDSTDEIGTLATAFNRMKASLEIALKLLNQQTR; from the coding sequence TTGATTGCGCTACTTATCTTTGGCTGGACGGTAGATATCGACCGGCAGGACAATAGGACCGTTTCTGAACGCAACCGCGTTGACGCTATGCTTAAAAACCTGAAACTGGGAACGAAATTTAGCCTGATCTTGATTTTGATCTTTGTCGGCGCTCTGGCGATCAGTGGCTCGATTCTCTCGCTGGTGCTGCAGCAGCGCGCCCAGGACGAGGTGACCTCCAAGGCGGATGTGCTGCTGGAGACGATGAACTCGGTGCGCAACTACACCAACAACCGCGTCAAACCACTGCTTGCGAGCAAAGCCGCCACCGAGCCGACCTTCATCTCCGAGACCGCCTCCGGCTTTGCGGCGACGGAGATCTTTGAAGGAGTGCGCAAGAACGGCAAGTACAACAACTTCCTCTACAAGGAGGCGGCCCCGAACCCGACCAACCTGCGCGACAAGGCCGACGATTTTGAGGCGGCGCTGGTGAGCCGCTTCACCGCAGATAGTTCCCTCAAAGAATTGACCGGCTTTCGCTCGCTGCCGGGGGGCGATGTCTTTTTTATCTCGCGGCCTTTGCGAATTCCTGAAAAAAGCTGCCTGCAGTGCCACAGCACGCCCGCCGCTGCTCCCAAGAGTCTGCTCACCACCTACGGCAGCGAGAACGGCTTTAACTGGAAGCTGGGGGCGGTGGTGGCGGCCCAGACGATCTCGGTACCGGTGGACGAAGTTTACGCCAGTGCCTGGCGCTCGTGGAGCTTTGTGATGGGCGCACTGGTGGCTGTCTTCGTGCTGCTGTTGCTGGTGGTCAACTCGCTTCTCAAGCGCTCGGTGATCCGGCGCATCGGTCGGATGGCCGTAACTGCCGACGCGGTGAGCACCGGCCAGATGGAGGCCAGCTTCAGCGAGGACTCGACCGACGAGATCGGCACCCTCGCCACCGCCTTCAACCGGATGAAGGCGAGTCTTGAGATCGCCCTCAAGCTCCTCAACCAGCAGACTCGCTAG
- a CDS encoding c-type heme family protein has translation MFKNLNLSLKFSLILLLIFSIGLVASGTLLSLLLEQRAQDEVTAKTRVLLQTMNSVRNYTSNHIKPLLLAQAVSEPVFIPEVIPAYSATEVFENLRTNDEYRSFLYKEAALNPTNLRDKADGFETTIVERFRNEPDTKELTGFRDLPGGDVFYVARPLTVSSPSCLQCHSTPAAAPKSMLTTYGSDNGFGWKLHEVVAAQVISVPVEEVYANSRRSLALVMAMLAAVFVVLLWVVNWLLKRSVIRRIGRMAVTADAVSTGQMQANFSEDSTDEIGTLATAFNRMKASLEIALKLLSQQPR, from the coding sequence ATGTTCAAGAACTTAAATCTCAGTCTGAAGTTCAGCTTGATTTTGCTGTTGATTTTTTCGATCGGTCTGGTGGCAAGCGGCACTTTGCTGTCACTTTTGCTTGAGCAGCGCGCCCAGGACGAGGTGACAGCCAAGACGCGGGTGCTCCTGCAGACGATGAACTCGGTGCGCAACTACACCTCCAACCACATCAAGCCCCTCCTTCTGGCGCAAGCCGTCTCCGAGCCGGTCTTTATCCCGGAGGTGATACCGGCCTATTCGGCGACCGAAGTCTTCGAGAATTTGCGCACCAACGACGAGTACCGCAGTTTTCTCTATAAAGAAGCGGCCCTCAACCCGACCAACCTGCGCGACAAGGCTGACGGCTTTGAGACAACGATTGTCGAGCGCTTCCGCAACGAACCGGATACCAAGGAGCTGACCGGTTTTCGCGACCTGCCCGGCGGCGATGTCTTCTATGTCGCCCGTCCACTGACCGTCTCCAGTCCTTCCTGCCTGCAGTGCCACAGCACGCCCGCCGCTGCTCCCAAGAGCATGCTCACCACCTACGGCAGCGACAACGGTTTTGGCTGGAAGTTGCACGAAGTCGTGGCAGCGCAGGTCATTTCGGTGCCGGTAGAAGAGGTCTACGCCAACAGCCGCCGCTCGCTCGCGCTGGTGATGGCGATGCTCGCCGCTGTCTTCGTGGTGCTGTTGTGGGTGGTCAACTGGCTCCTCAAGCGCTCGGTGATCCGGCGCATCGGTCGGATGGCCGTAACTGCCGACGCGGTGAGCACCGGCCAGATGCAGGCCAACTTCAGCGAGGACTCGACCGACGAGATCGGTACCCTCGCTACCGCCTTCAACCGGATGAAGGCGAGCCTCGAAATTGCCCTCAAACTTTTGAGCCAGCAGCCGCGTTGA
- a CDS encoding phosphate/phosphite/phosphonate ABC transporter substrate-binding protein, whose translation MFKTGLRFLLSLATLLLLVACGSSADRGGKLTIGTVSYSEGTQAIKRYARFKDYLAEKAQNFVELDPAYNEQRAIERIRNHSWSLVFAPPGLAAIAIKEAQYQPVLPLQGVENRRSVLVVRKDSPIQTIKELANHSVALGQIGSSTSYYFPLYNLYGLTLSELLFAPTPKSALEWVASGKATAGALSKEELDRYAPEITSGQFRVLAADEHFVPAGVLLIGPNIERNRQDQLRQILKDTPSPLAQEAGFIPNGSLPDYSYMFSVVDRVRSIFPDAPEPAELKPARLYGNARP comes from the coding sequence ATGTTCAAAACGGGGCTACGATTTTTATTGTCTCTGGCAACTTTGCTGCTGCTGGTTGCCTGCGGCAGCTCCGCCGATCGCGGCGGTAAACTCACGATCGGCACAGTCAGCTACAGCGAGGGCACCCAGGCGATCAAGCGCTACGCCCGCTTCAAAGATTACCTGGCAGAAAAAGCCCAAAATTTTGTCGAACTCGATCCGGCCTACAACGAGCAGCGGGCGATCGAGCGCATCCGCAACCATTCCTGGTCGCTGGTCTTTGCCCCGCCGGGGCTGGCGGCGATCGCGATCAAAGAGGCGCAGTACCAGCCTGTTCTTCCTCTGCAGGGGGTCGAGAACCGTCGCTCGGTTCTGGTGGTGCGCAAGGACAGTCCCATTCAGACGATCAAAGAGCTGGCCAACCACAGCGTCGCCCTGGGTCAAATCGGCTCCAGCACCAGCTATTACTTTCCGCTCTACAACCTCTACGGCCTGACCCTCTCGGAACTGCTCTTTGCCCCGACGCCCAAGAGCGCCCTTGAATGGGTGGCAAGCGGCAAAGCGACCGCCGGAGCCCTTTCTAAAGAAGAGCTGGACCGCTACGCTCCTGAGATTACCAGTGGCCAGTTTCGCGTCCTCGCCGCCGACGAGCACTTCGTCCCGGCGGGGGTGCTGCTCATCGGCCCCAACATCGAGCGCAACCGCCAGGACCAGCTCCGGCAAATTCTCAAGGACACCCCCAGCCCGCTAGCGCAAGAAGCCGGTTTCATTCCCAACGGCAGCCTGCCCGACTACAGCTACATGTTCTCGGTCGTCGATCGGGTGCGATCGATCTTTCCCGATGCCCCCGAGCCCGCTGAACTCAAACCGGCCCGCCTGTACGGCAACGCCCGTCCCTGA
- a CDS encoding cytochrome b has protein sequence MATAKVAVRKPLRWLHWTMAICYAILFTVGIYMVNLPEGVSYTPSLFAFHKSMGVLVLLLLTARILLLIPTIGPPRGKNWLPTAALHTILYLAMIVVPISGYFFSNTSGHGVALFGLALPTLFAKNKAIAELAGDVHGWLAYTFLAFIAIHMIAQRSYLLGRWKRLTRGRATRA, from the coding sequence ATGGCAACAGCGAAAGTCGCGGTGCGCAAACCTTTGCGCTGGTTGCACTGGACGATGGCGATCTGCTACGCGATTTTGTTCACCGTCGGCATCTACATGGTCAACCTGCCGGAAGGGGTGAGCTACACGCCTTCACTGTTTGCCTTTCACAAGTCGATGGGTGTTCTGGTGCTGTTGTTGTTGACCGCCCGCATTCTGCTTTTGATCCCGACGATTGGGCCGCCTCGGGGCAAGAACTGGCTGCCCACCGCTGCCCTGCACACGATTCTCTACCTGGCGATGATCGTCGTGCCGATTAGCGGTTACTTTTTCTCCAACACCAGTGGGCACGGCGTCGCTCTCTTTGGCCTTGCGCTGCCGACGCTGTTTGCCAAAAACAAGGCCATTGCCGAGCTGGCAGGCGATGTTCATGGCTGGCTCGCCTACACGTTTTTGGCCTTTATCGCGATTCATATGATTGCCCAGCGCAGCTACTTGCTGGGCAGGTGGAAGCGGCTGACGCGGGGACGCGCCACCCGCGCTTGA
- a CDS encoding helix-turn-helix transcriptional regulator yields MAALRDFVVKLAGADSLQALRQCFLAEAGSYFEAQHWGIHVQDQAQGHTMAGVQGNPDTAALKQTALFATPPFAAFKNKGQPPDFAALIERLAQAGQPFDPIVQSLVDRHAPAHDQMLPQTDDWRQSELYRACFAAFDHGHMLMGPIVGEGRLLGFVHFTREQNRPAFDERNLADLAALCAHLSACLARLTPPALAAAANGLTARERQIANLVAQGLTNAQIASSIWITENSVKQALKRMFRKLAISSRAELVALLPRSG; encoded by the coding sequence GTGGCGGCGCTGCGCGATTTTGTTGTGAAGCTGGCCGGGGCAGACAGCCTCCAGGCGCTTCGGCAATGCTTTCTGGCGGAGGCCGGGAGCTATTTTGAGGCGCAGCACTGGGGAATACACGTTCAAGATCAGGCGCAGGGCCACACGATGGCCGGTGTGCAGGGCAATCCGGATACGGCAGCGCTGAAGCAGACCGCTCTTTTTGCTACACCCCCTTTTGCCGCCTTCAAGAACAAGGGCCAGCCGCCGGATTTTGCCGCGCTCATCGAGCGCCTCGCCCAGGCAGGACAGCCGTTCGATCCGATCGTGCAGTCCCTGGTCGATCGCCACGCCCCGGCTCACGATCAGATGCTGCCTCAAACGGACGACTGGCGGCAGAGCGAACTCTACCGCGCCTGCTTTGCGGCCTTCGACCACGGCCACATGCTGATGGGGCCGATCGTGGGAGAGGGGCGGTTGCTGGGCTTCGTCCACTTCACCCGCGAGCAGAACCGACCAGCCTTCGATGAGCGAAACCTGGCGGATCTGGCGGCTCTATGCGCTCACCTTTCGGCCTGCCTCGCCCGCCTCACACCGCCAGCGCTCGCGGCGGCGGCAAACGGTCTGACGGCAAGAGAACGGCAGATTGCGAATCTCGTCGCTCAGGGTCTGACCAACGCCCAGATCGCAAGCAGTATCTGGATCACCGAAAATTCGGTCAAACAGGCGCTCAAGCGAATGTTCCGCAAGCTCGCCATCTCGTCGCGGGCAGAACTGGTCGCCCTGCTGCCCCGTTCTGGATAG
- the purQ gene encoding phosphoribosylformylglycinamidine synthase subunit PurQ, which yields MKFGVVVFPGSNCDRDVVTVTRGLLGQPTRMIWHTETDLSDCEVVVLPGGFSYGDYLRCGAIARFSPVMQAIREHVRQGRLLIGICNGFQVLTEAGLLPGALVRNRNLQFVCDRLSLRVERNDLPWTRGYRQGEVIAVPVAHGEGCYYAEEATLQELEEHRQVVLRYCNQEGEIDEASNPNGSLGNIAGICNRAGNVLGMMPHPERVSDPLLGGGTDGRRLFESLVESLAVV from the coding sequence ATGAAATTTGGCGTCGTCGTCTTTCCTGGTTCCAACTGCGACCGCGATGTGGTCACGGTGACGCGGGGGCTACTCGGGCAGCCGACGCGGATGATCTGGCACACCGAGACCGACCTGAGCGACTGTGAGGTGGTCGTTCTGCCCGGCGGCTTCAGCTACGGCGATTATCTGCGCTGCGGGGCGATCGCCCGCTTCTCGCCGGTGATGCAGGCAATTCGGGAGCATGTCCGGCAGGGGCGGTTGCTCATCGGCATCTGCAACGGCTTTCAGGTGCTCACCGAGGCGGGATTGTTGCCCGGCGCGCTGGTTCGCAACCGCAATCTGCAGTTCGTCTGCGATCGGCTCTCCCTTAGAGTCGAGCGGAACGATCTGCCCTGGACACGCGGCTACCGGCAGGGCGAGGTAATTGCGGTGCCGGTGGCCCATGGCGAGGGCTGTTACTACGCGGAGGAGGCGACGCTGCAGGAGCTTGAGGAACACCGCCAGGTGGTCTTGCGCTACTGCAACCAGGAAGGAGAGATAGACGAGGCGTCCAACCCGAACGGTTCGCTGGGCAATATCGCCGGTATCTGCAACCGGGCGGGCAATGTGCTCGGGATGATGCCCCATCCGGAGCGGGTGAGCGATCCGCTGCTGGGCGGTGGAACCGATGGGCGGCGCTTGTTCGAGAGCCTGGTCGAAAGTCTGGCGGTTGTATAG